In one Paraburkholderia azotifigens genomic region, the following are encoded:
- a CDS encoding purine-cytosine permease family protein has product MMTNPSNDNSVLTIESNSIEYVPPENRHGKPADLFTLWFCTNVAPLAVISGATSVLVFHLDLISAILAIVAGQFFGAIFHALTSAQGPLVGVPQMIQSRAQFGRYGSLLVVGFTTLIYLGFFVSNIILAGKTLNAAIPVVPIHIATVLGAILATLVGVIGYHFIHRFNKIGAWFMGSALLIGLILMAPGLDARVLQQGHFDLSGWFAMFGLCAVWQISFAPYTSDYSRYLPTTTGFARTFAFTYFGTSLGTIFAFVFGVVAVSTGHATDAMQAIRTQTGMFGYVLIFLFLVNIIGHNGMNLYGAVLSFITAAQTFRPHWVPGRNVRVAVSTVVLVASTATALWASSNFIAIFLNAIFAMRIVLAPWIAINLVDFYLVSKRHYHVAEIVSSNGGMYGSFNVKAIALYVFGIAVQVPFMEESFFHGPLASILGGADVSWMVGLVATALAYYLLSSNDSSRAPRRSPAGATASE; this is encoded by the coding sequence ATGATGACAAACCCGTCGAACGACAACAGCGTTCTGACTATCGAAAGCAACTCGATCGAGTATGTTCCCCCAGAGAACCGCCACGGCAAGCCAGCCGATCTCTTCACCCTGTGGTTCTGCACGAACGTCGCGCCACTCGCGGTCATTTCCGGCGCCACCTCCGTGCTGGTCTTTCACCTGGATCTGATCAGCGCCATTCTCGCCATCGTGGCGGGGCAATTCTTCGGCGCCATTTTCCACGCCCTCACTTCCGCGCAGGGTCCGCTCGTTGGCGTGCCGCAGATGATCCAGAGCCGCGCGCAATTCGGCCGCTACGGATCGCTGCTCGTGGTGGGTTTCACCACACTGATCTACCTCGGCTTCTTCGTTTCGAACATCATTCTCGCGGGCAAGACACTCAACGCCGCTATCCCTGTCGTTCCAATTCATATCGCGACGGTGCTGGGCGCGATTCTGGCGACCCTGGTCGGCGTGATCGGCTATCACTTCATCCATCGTTTCAACAAGATTGGTGCGTGGTTCATGGGCAGCGCGCTCCTGATCGGTCTGATCCTGATGGCGCCCGGTCTCGACGCTCGCGTTCTCCAGCAAGGCCACTTCGATCTTTCCGGCTGGTTTGCGATGTTCGGACTCTGCGCGGTGTGGCAAATCAGTTTCGCACCGTACACGTCCGACTATTCGCGCTACCTGCCGACCACCACCGGATTCGCCAGGACGTTTGCATTCACGTATTTCGGCACGTCGCTGGGAACGATCTTCGCGTTCGTGTTCGGCGTCGTGGCCGTGAGTACAGGCCACGCCACCGACGCGATGCAGGCGATCCGCACGCAAACGGGCATGTTCGGCTACGTGCTGATCTTCCTGTTTCTCGTCAACATCATTGGCCATAACGGCATGAATCTGTACGGCGCAGTGCTGTCGTTCATCACGGCTGCACAGACGTTCCGTCCGCACTGGGTGCCTGGCCGCAATGTTCGCGTCGCGGTGTCGACGGTCGTACTGGTGGCTTCCACAGCGACCGCGCTGTGGGCGTCGAGCAACTTCATTGCCATCTTCCTCAATGCGATCTTCGCGATGCGCATCGTGCTCGCGCCTTGGATCGCGATCAACCTCGTCGACTTCTATCTCGTCAGCAAGCGGCACTATCACGTAGCGGAAATCGTCAGCAGCAACGGCGGCATGTACGGTTCGTTCAACGTCAAGGCGATCGCGCTTTACGTCTTCGGCATCGCGGTTCAGGTGCCGTTCATGGAAGAGAGCTTCTTTCATGGCCCGCTCGCTTCGATCCTCGGCGGTGCAGACGTGTCGTGGATGGTCGGTCTCGTCGCAACGGCGCTCGCGTACTATCTGCTCTCGTCGAACGACAGCTCGCGCGCGCCTCGCCGCTCTCCGGCTGGCGCCACGGCTTCCGAATAA
- a CDS encoding methyl-accepting chemotaxis protein, with the protein MKTIKDLPIGSKISVAFSSAIFAFIVSTCICLYSVRAIDQKQKEIEASEQMLLLLKDGTGDYLNIIWAVLANNLNGKASHGKWIIDHRADFDSKLMKISQMDATPEGASLAREGQQEYDAWLKTVVDPLVDMRRKVDAFSAGVADLSALTESFGSYLGTEKLIAAVGKLENYEQQRMLANRAQLDTLRTSIYVSVLSASLIAVLASILAGRWLSRSISRPLREAVQVASSVADGDLTNRIDATSADETGQLMLAMKTMNESLASIVGGVRSSADRIASASSEIAAGNLDLSSRTEEQASSLEETAASMTQLTETVRQNADNARQASTLATRASGIADTGNEAVRGMVEVIGRISGSSDEISEITAVIEGIAFQTNILALNAAVEAARAGDQGRGFAVVANEVRALAQRSATAAREIKQLIGTSVETIQSGARQAQDAGTTMTEVKFAIRQVADIVSEIAAASDEQSRGIEQVNQAVNLMDKVTQQNAALVEQAAAAAQSLEDHAKDLKHAVSVFVVAEPVEQRT; encoded by the coding sequence ATGAAAACCATAAAAGACCTGCCTATCGGGAGCAAGATTTCAGTCGCGTTTTCAAGCGCGATTTTTGCTTTTATCGTCAGCACATGCATCTGTCTCTACAGCGTCCGGGCGATCGACCAGAAGCAGAAAGAGATCGAGGCATCGGAGCAGATGTTGCTGCTGTTGAAGGACGGCACGGGCGACTATCTGAACATCATCTGGGCGGTGCTGGCGAACAATCTGAACGGGAAAGCGTCGCACGGGAAGTGGATCATCGATCACCGTGCTGACTTCGATAGCAAGCTGATGAAGATCAGCCAGATGGATGCGACGCCCGAAGGCGCCTCATTAGCCCGGGAGGGCCAACAGGAATACGACGCGTGGCTGAAAACCGTCGTCGACCCGCTGGTGGACATGCGCAGGAAGGTGGACGCCTTCTCGGCGGGCGTGGCCGATCTCTCTGCGTTGACCGAGAGCTTCGGCTCATATCTGGGGACTGAAAAGCTGATTGCGGCGGTCGGCAAGCTGGAGAACTACGAACAGCAGCGCATGCTGGCGAATCGTGCACAGCTCGATACGTTGCGCACGTCGATCTACGTCAGTGTGCTCAGCGCGTCGCTGATTGCCGTGCTTGCGTCGATTCTCGCGGGGCGGTGGCTGTCGCGTTCCATTTCGCGGCCATTGAGAGAGGCCGTGCAGGTGGCAAGCAGCGTCGCCGACGGCGATCTGACGAATCGCATCGATGCGACATCGGCGGACGAAACGGGGCAACTGATGCTGGCGATGAAAACGATGAACGAAAGTCTCGCGAGCATCGTAGGTGGCGTTCGTTCGAGCGCCGATCGCATCGCTTCCGCGTCAAGCGAGATCGCCGCGGGCAATCTCGATCTGTCGTCGCGCACCGAAGAGCAGGCGAGTTCGCTGGAGGAGACGGCGGCAAGCATGACGCAACTGACGGAAACCGTGCGCCAGAATGCGGACAACGCACGTCAGGCGAGCACGCTGGCGACGCGTGCATCCGGCATCGCCGACACGGGCAACGAAGCGGTGCGTGGCATGGTCGAGGTGATAGGCCGCATCAGCGGCAGCTCGGACGAGATTTCCGAAATCACCGCTGTGATCGAAGGCATCGCTTTTCAGACGAACATCCTGGCCTTGAACGCGGCCGTCGAAGCCGCGCGGGCAGGCGATCAGGGGCGTGGGTTCGCCGTCGTGGCGAATGAGGTGCGCGCGCTTGCGCAACGCTCCGCAACCGCCGCGCGCGAGATCAAGCAACTGATCGGCACGTCGGTGGAGACGATCCAGAGCGGGGCCAGGCAGGCTCAGGACGCGGGCACTACGATGACTGAAGTGAAGTTCGCGATCAGACAGGTGGCCGACATCGTGAGCGAGATCGCGGCGGCATCGGACGAACAGAGCCGCGGCATCGAGCAGGTGAATCAGGCTGTGAATCTGATGGACAAGGTTACGCAGCAGAATGCGGCGCTTGTCGAGCAGGCTGCCGCGGCGGCGCAGTCGCTCGAAGACCACGCGAAGGATCTGAAGCACGCGGTCTCGGTGTTTGTCGTCGCGGAGCCAGTAGAGCAGCGCACATAA
- a CDS encoding MFS transporter, with protein sequence MSTWSSTNDETGANRLHGAASNEIEAGSVTIPLPVTIRVVAICLAMILAEGYDVAIYGAVLPMLAHGANWSLSPFQLGAIASCSLAGMMIGAMFAGTVSDLIGRRRVLLGSVALFSAMMGAAALAPTPTAFVIARVIGGLGLGGVVPTAAALTVEYSPPHRRSFNYALIYTGYSLGGILVALLAIAWLPSHGWRWLFGLGALPLLLVFAVARSVPESLDFLIARKRFAEARSLASALRIRHTVLDSQREEQQRVTHEEAHAPVRSLFDRHFIFATLAFWLAMFMGLLLLYGLSTWLPQLMRRAGYPLGSSLALLMTLNLAAAVGSLFGGALADHVGSKRVVSALYLLAAASLCALPLTHDVVLTYVLVGLAGVGAIGNTMLLGAYITRYYPARNRTTGIGWALGIGRFGAIAGPLIGGALAQGGVALAWNFYVFAAVGLLAAIAVLLVPRQRAASSRD encoded by the coding sequence ATGAGTACGTGGTCTTCCACTAACGATGAAACAGGCGCGAACCGTTTGCACGGCGCAGCGTCGAATGAAATCGAAGCCGGCTCGGTCACCATACCGTTGCCGGTGACGATACGCGTTGTCGCGATCTGTCTCGCGATGATCCTCGCCGAAGGCTACGACGTCGCGATCTACGGCGCGGTGCTGCCGATGCTCGCGCACGGCGCGAACTGGTCACTCTCGCCCTTCCAGTTGGGCGCGATCGCGAGCTGCTCGCTGGCAGGCATGATGATCGGTGCGATGTTCGCCGGGACCGTGAGCGACCTGATCGGACGCCGCCGCGTACTCCTGGGCAGCGTGGCGTTGTTCTCGGCGATGATGGGTGCGGCGGCACTCGCGCCTACGCCCACGGCTTTCGTCATCGCGCGCGTGATTGGCGGCCTGGGTCTAGGCGGGGTCGTTCCGACTGCCGCAGCGCTCACGGTCGAATATTCTCCGCCGCATCGCCGCTCGTTCAACTATGCGTTGATCTACACGGGCTATTCCCTGGGCGGCATTCTCGTCGCGCTGCTGGCGATCGCATGGCTGCCGTCGCACGGCTGGCGATGGCTGTTCGGCCTAGGCGCGCTGCCTTTGCTTCTCGTGTTCGCAGTGGCTCGGTCCGTGCCGGAGTCGCTCGATTTCCTGATCGCGAGGAAGCGCTTTGCCGAGGCACGGTCGCTGGCGAGTGCGCTGCGAATCCGTCACACGGTGCTCGATAGCCAGCGCGAGGAACAACAGCGTGTCACTCATGAAGAAGCCCACGCGCCCGTCCGTTCACTGTTCGATCGTCACTTCATCTTTGCCACGCTGGCATTCTGGCTGGCGATGTTCATGGGCCTGCTTCTGCTGTACGGCCTGAGCACGTGGCTGCCCCAATTGATGCGCAGAGCGGGCTATCCGCTCGGATCGAGTCTCGCGCTGCTCATGACGCTCAATCTCGCCGCCGCCGTGGGTTCGCTGTTCGGCGGCGCGTTGGCCGATCATGTCGGTTCGAAGCGCGTGGTCAGCGCGCTTTATCTGCTCGCCGCGGCCAGCCTGTGCGCGTTGCCCCTCACGCATGACGTCGTGCTGACCTATGTGCTGGTCGGGCTCGCGGGAGTGGGCGCGATCGGCAACACGATGCTGCTCGGCGCCTATATCACGCGGTACTACCCGGCCCGCAACCGGACGACGGGAATCGGCTGGGCGCTCGGTATAGGGCGCTTCGGCGCGATCGCGGGGCCGTTGATCGGCGGCGCTTTGGCGCAAGGGGGCGTGGCGCTTGCATGGAACTTCTACGTCTTTGCCGCCGTGGGGCTGCTGGCCGCCATTGCCGTGCTATTGGTGCCGCGCCAGCGCGCGGCCTCTTCCCGCGACTGA
- the gabD gene encoding NADP-dependent succinate-semialdehyde dehydrogenase, translated as MELGTRLKDPLLLRQQAYVNGEWQNALSAESFEVNDPATGAIVGNVPLMGAAETRQAIDAANAAWPAWRKKTAKERGAILRKWHDLMLENADDLALILSTEQGKSLAEARGEIGYAASFFEWFAEEGKRVYGDTIPTPASDKRIVVVKEPVGVCAAITPWNFPAAMITRKVGPALAAGCTIVVKPAEATPFSALALAVLAERAGVPAGVFSVVTGDPKAIGGELTSNPIVRKLSFTGSTQVGRVLMSQCAATVKKVSLELGGNAPFIVFDDADIDAAVQGAIASKYRNSGQTCVCTNRFYVHDAVYDQFAEKLAAAVGRLKVGRGTEPDVAQGPLINEAAVQKVEAHIADALAKGASVVTGGKRHALGHGFFEPTVLRDVTPAMKVAKDETFGPLAPLFRFSCDDEVIRFANDTEFGLAAYFYSRDFARVWKVAEALEYGMVGVNTGLISNEVAPFGGVKQSGMGREGSHYGIDDYVVIKYLCMAV; from the coding sequence ATGGAATTGGGAACCCGGTTGAAGGACCCGCTGCTGCTTCGACAACAGGCTTACGTCAACGGCGAATGGCAGAACGCTCTGAGCGCAGAGTCGTTCGAGGTGAACGATCCCGCGACGGGCGCGATCGTCGGCAATGTTCCTTTGATGGGCGCGGCGGAAACGCGTCAGGCAATCGACGCGGCGAACGCGGCCTGGCCCGCGTGGCGCAAGAAGACCGCGAAAGAGCGCGGCGCGATTCTGCGCAAATGGCACGATCTGATGCTGGAAAACGCCGATGACCTCGCGCTGATCCTGTCGACCGAGCAAGGCAAGTCGCTCGCCGAGGCGCGCGGTGAAATCGGCTATGCGGCGTCGTTCTTCGAATGGTTCGCCGAAGAAGGCAAGCGCGTGTACGGCGATACGATTCCAACGCCCGCGAGCGACAAGCGCATTGTCGTGGTGAAAGAGCCGGTCGGCGTGTGTGCCGCGATTACGCCGTGGAATTTCCCGGCTGCGATGATCACGCGCAAGGTCGGCCCCGCGTTGGCGGCCGGTTGCACGATCGTCGTCAAGCCCGCCGAGGCGACGCCGTTCTCCGCGTTGGCGCTGGCGGTGCTGGCCGAACGCGCGGGCGTGCCGGCTGGCGTGTTCAGCGTCGTGACGGGCGATCCGAAGGCGATCGGCGGCGAACTGACGTCGAATCCCATCGTGCGCAAACTGTCGTTCACGGGGTCGACCCAGGTGGGTCGCGTGCTGATGAGCCAGTGTGCTGCGACAGTCAAAAAGGTATCGCTGGAACTCGGCGGCAATGCGCCGTTCATCGTGTTCGACGATGCGGACATCGACGCGGCCGTGCAAGGCGCCATCGCATCGAAGTATCGCAATAGCGGGCAAACGTGTGTCTGCACGAACCGCTTCTATGTGCACGACGCCGTGTATGACCAGTTCGCGGAAAAGCTCGCTGCCGCTGTCGGCCGTCTGAAGGTCGGACGTGGCACCGAGCCCGATGTCGCGCAAGGCCCGCTCATCAACGAAGCAGCCGTGCAGAAGGTCGAAGCGCATATCGCCGATGCGCTCGCGAAAGGCGCGTCCGTCGTCACCGGCGGCAAACGCCATGCGCTGGGCCACGGCTTTTTCGAACCCACGGTGCTGAGGGATGTGACGCCAGCAATGAAGGTGGCGAAAGACGAGACGTTCGGCCCGCTCGCGCCGCTCTTCAGATTCAGCTGCGACGACGAGGTGATCCGCTTCGCGAACGACACCGAGTTCGGTCTCGCCGCGTATTTCTATAGCCGCGACTTTGCGCGCGTCTGGAAGGTCGCGGAAGCATTGGAGTACGGGATGGTCGGCGTGAACACAGGGCTGATCTCCAATGAAGTCGCGCCGTTCGGTGGCGTGAAGCAGTCGGGCATGGGGCGTGAAGGTTCGCACTACGGCATCGACGACTACGTCGTCATCAAATATCTCTGCATGGCGGTTTGA
- a CDS encoding GntR family transcriptional regulator, producing the protein MDEPTSSLKVERRTTTLRELALEKMRSAILDARFQPGDRLVERTLCAELGVSRTVVREVLRHLETEGLVDTLPNQGPIVAVLDIDTAIEIYEIRGLLEGEAASACARHADAQTIDELEACIDRIERAFHDQDYREVRALTTAFYERMFTAGHKQVAWEIVQSLMARINRLRALTISSNDRGSQAVMEMREVLAAIRTKDEAAARDAAISHINRVLEIARNLLLDGQQHLTLKRAG; encoded by the coding sequence ATGGACGAGCCGACATCGTCATTGAAAGTCGAGCGTCGAACGACGACGCTCCGAGAGCTTGCGCTCGAGAAAATGCGCAGCGCGATTCTCGACGCGCGGTTCCAGCCGGGCGACCGGCTGGTCGAACGCACGCTGTGCGCGGAACTGGGCGTGAGCCGCACCGTCGTGCGCGAGGTGCTGCGCCATCTGGAGACGGAAGGGCTCGTCGATACCCTGCCGAATCAGGGGCCCATCGTCGCCGTGCTCGATATCGACACGGCAATCGAAATCTACGAGATCCGTGGGCTGCTGGAGGGCGAGGCGGCGTCCGCCTGTGCCCGGCACGCCGACGCGCAGACCATCGACGAACTGGAAGCGTGCATCGATCGCATCGAGCGAGCGTTTCATGATCAGGACTATCGCGAAGTCCGGGCGCTCACGACAGCTTTTTACGAGCGCATGTTCACGGCGGGACACAAACAGGTCGCATGGGAAATCGTGCAGTCGCTGATGGCGCGAATCAACCGTCTGCGAGCGTTGACCATCTCGTCCAATGATCGGGGCAGCCAGGCGGTGATGGAAATGCGTGAGGTGCTGGCCGCAATCAGGACGAAGGACGAGGCCGCCGCACGCGACGCTGCCATCAGCCACATCAACCGCGTGCTGGAAATCGCGAGGAACCTGTTGCTCGACGGACAGCAACACCTGACGCTGAAACGCGCGGGCTGA
- a CDS encoding ABC transporter ATP-binding protein, translated as MTAFLQIQRLRKTYDDVVAIDNVSLDVRKGEFMTFLGPSGSGKSTTLYIVAGFQEPTEGRVLLDGKPLLSVAPNKRNIGMVFQRYTLFPHLTVGQNVAFPLRVRRRPEAEIAKKVEQMLALVHLSEFRDRMPAQLSGGQQQRVAIARALAYDPPVLLMDEPLSALDKKLREEIQLELRRIHQETGVTILYVTHDQEEALRLSDRIAVFNKGCIEQCGTGEELYANPSSRFVANFIGNSNFLPVRITARDAAEASAVFPSGHQVVAAGDAALPVGGDGTLMVRPEQIRIRATEAEKNAAGLPVKVRDITYLGDAMHYSVMTPWEQEMSVRMPAGDHRDSGIVIGTQAWVHWDSRDVRLFSQA; from the coding sequence ATGACCGCATTCCTGCAAATCCAGCGCCTGCGCAAGACCTACGACGACGTCGTCGCTATCGACAACGTTTCGCTCGATGTGCGCAAGGGCGAGTTCATGACCTTCCTCGGGCCGTCGGGTTCGGGCAAGAGCACGACGCTCTATATCGTCGCAGGCTTCCAGGAGCCGACCGAAGGCCGCGTGCTGCTCGACGGCAAACCGCTGCTGTCGGTGGCGCCGAACAAGCGCAACATCGGGATGGTGTTCCAGCGCTATACGCTGTTTCCGCATTTGACGGTCGGGCAAAACGTGGCGTTCCCGTTGCGGGTGCGCCGCCGTCCCGAGGCCGAAATCGCAAAGAAGGTCGAGCAGATGCTCGCGCTGGTTCATCTGTCGGAGTTCCGCGACCGTATGCCCGCGCAGCTGTCGGGCGGCCAGCAGCAGCGCGTGGCCATCGCACGTGCGCTGGCGTATGACCCGCCCGTGCTGCTGATGGACGAGCCGCTTTCCGCGCTCGACAAGAAGCTGCGCGAAGAGATTCAGCTCGAACTGCGCCGCATCCATCAGGAGACGGGCGTGACGATCCTCTATGTGACGCACGACCAGGAAGAGGCGCTGCGTCTGTCGGATCGCATCGCCGTGTTCAACAAGGGCTGCATCGAGCAATGCGGCACGGGCGAAGAACTCTATGCGAATCCGTCTTCGCGCTTCGTCGCCAACTTCATCGGCAACTCGAACTTCCTGCCCGTGCGCATCACCGCGCGTGACGCGGCTGAGGCGAGCGCCGTCTTTCCGAGCGGGCATCAGGTCGTGGCCGCAGGCGATGCTGCGCTGCCCGTTGGCGGTGACGGCACGCTGATGGTGCGCCCCGAGCAGATCCGCATTCGCGCGACGGAAGCGGAGAAAAACGCGGCAGGCTTGCCCGTGAAAGTGCGAGACATCACGTATCTCGGCGACGCGATGCACTACTCGGTGATGACACCGTGGGAACAGGAGATGTCGGTGCGGATGCCCGCCGGCGATCATCGGGACAGCGGAATCGTCATCGGCACGCAGGCCTGGGTTCACTGGGACTCGCGCGATGTGCGGCTGTTCTCGCAGGCCTGA
- a CDS encoding ABC transporter permease, with protein MLLDFDRLGALRWALLAISAAVALFLLLPILFIVALSFGNSQWLIFPPPGWTLEWYRQLFTDPGWIDSLLTSAKLAVIVTVLSVFIGFLASLALVRGKFRGRNVAKAFFLTPMVLPVVVLAVALYAFFLRIGLNGTMTGFVIGHLIIALPFSIISISNSLSSFDTALEDAALICGASPLEVKLRVTLPAIRLGLFAAAIFAFLASWDEVVVSIFMSSPTLQTLPVRIWATLRQDLTPVVAAASSLLVGLTTVLMLAGAVLRRAR; from the coding sequence ATGTTGCTCGACTTCGATCGTCTTGGCGCGCTGCGCTGGGCGCTGCTCGCAATTAGCGCGGCAGTCGCGCTGTTTCTTCTGCTGCCGATCCTGTTCATCGTCGCCTTGTCGTTCGGCAACTCGCAATGGCTGATCTTTCCGCCGCCAGGCTGGACGCTGGAGTGGTATCGCCAGTTGTTCACTGACCCGGGCTGGATCGATTCGCTGCTGACGAGCGCGAAGCTCGCCGTGATCGTCACGGTGCTGTCCGTGTTCATCGGCTTTCTCGCGTCGCTTGCACTGGTGCGCGGCAAATTCCGGGGACGCAACGTGGCGAAGGCGTTTTTCCTCACGCCGATGGTGCTGCCTGTCGTGGTGCTGGCCGTCGCGCTGTATGCGTTCTTTCTGCGCATCGGCCTGAACGGCACGATGACGGGCTTCGTGATCGGGCATCTGATCATCGCGCTGCCGTTCTCGATCATTTCCATCAGCAACTCGCTGTCGAGCTTCGACACCGCCCTCGAAGACGCCGCGTTGATCTGCGGGGCATCGCCGCTCGAAGTGAAGCTGCGCGTGACCTTGCCCGCGATCCGGCTCGGTCTGTTCGCCGCAGCGATCTTCGCGTTCCTCGCGTCATGGGACGAGGTGGTCGTTTCGATCTTCATGTCGAGCCCGACCTTGCAGACGCTGCCCGTACGCATCTGGGCGACGCTGCGGCAGGACCTGACACCCGTCGTTGCGGCAGCGTCTTCGCTGCTCGTGGGACTGACAACCGTTTTGATGCTGGCGGGCGCCGTGCTGCGCCGCGCGCGCTAA
- a CDS encoding ABC transporter permease, which produces MPNVLTTVAHAPVTPSRQRRDWRNLRLLIPGLLLLVIFFMLPVLSLLLRSVLEPTPGLQNYVQLVGSSTYLRVFGNTFLVATVVTLVTVAIGFPTAWLLAIAPRRLTSLLFSILLLSMWTNLLARTFAWMVLLQATGPINRMLMAIGLISEPLALVNNLVGVTIGMTYIMLPFLVMPLHATLRSIDPSTLRAAAVCGARRWQAFWRILVPLAMPGIASGALMVFVMALGYFVTPALLGGAQYMMLAELIAQLVQQLLNWGLAGAAALVLLAVTLGLYALQLRFTGARATSGGL; this is translated from the coding sequence ATGCCCAACGTTCTAACTACCGTCGCGCATGCGCCGGTGACACCCTCACGCCAGCGTCGCGACTGGCGCAACCTTCGCCTGCTGATACCGGGCCTCCTTCTCCTTGTGATCTTCTTCATGCTGCCGGTGCTGTCGCTCCTGCTGCGCAGCGTGCTGGAGCCGACCCCCGGGCTGCAAAACTACGTGCAACTGGTGGGCTCGTCGACCTATCTGCGCGTGTTCGGCAACACGTTCCTGGTCGCGACCGTGGTGACGCTGGTGACCGTCGCGATCGGTTTTCCGACTGCGTGGCTGCTTGCGATTGCGCCGCGCCGCCTGACTTCGCTGCTGTTCTCGATCCTGCTGCTGTCGATGTGGACCAACCTGCTGGCACGCACGTTTGCCTGGATGGTTCTGCTTCAGGCGACAGGCCCGATCAACCGCATGCTGATGGCAATCGGTCTGATCAGCGAGCCGCTGGCGCTCGTCAACAACCTGGTCGGTGTGACGATCGGCATGACCTACATCATGTTGCCGTTTCTCGTGATGCCGCTGCACGCGACGCTGCGCAGCATCGACCCGTCGACGCTGCGCGCCGCCGCCGTCTGCGGCGCGAGGCGCTGGCAGGCCTTCTGGCGCATCCTGGTGCCGCTGGCGATGCCGGGTATCGCATCGGGCGCGCTGATGGTGTTCGTGATGGCGCTCGGCTATTTCGTGACCCCGGCACTGCTCGGCGGCGCGCAATACATGATGCTCGCGGAGCTGATCGCGCAACTCGTGCAGCAATTGCTGAACTGGGGACTCGCCGGCGCCGCCGCACTCGTGCTGCTCGCCGTGACGCTCGGCCTCTACGCGCTGCAACTGCGCTTCACTGGCGCACGCGCCACTAGCGGAGGTCTCTGA
- a CDS encoding ABC transporter substrate-binding protein, giving the protein MTLTRTLKTAPLMALCATAFTATSALAADPIVFTSWGGTTQSSQQKDWAQPFTQATGINVLMDGPTDYGKLKAMVDSGNVNWDVVDVEGDFAYAAQKAGLIEPIDYSVVKKDELDPRFSTPAAVGSFYYSFVLGYNKSKYTGAQPQNWADLFDTKKFPGKRTFYKWSAPGVLEIALLADGVPADKLYPLDLDRAFKKLDTIKSDIVWWSGGAQSQQLLASGEAPIGMFWNGRLHALEQTGVPVGISWNQNLTAADMLVIPKGAKHKAEAMKFLAAATSAQAQAKFAQNTGYAPVNVKSAALMPPAVAKTLPDQYKTSQINLDMKYWADNRDAIAKRWYAWQSK; this is encoded by the coding sequence ATGACCCTCACACGTACGCTGAAGACTGCTCCGCTGATGGCGCTGTGCGCCACTGCCTTTACTGCAACGTCGGCGCTCGCTGCTGATCCCATCGTTTTCACGAGCTGGGGTGGCACCACACAATCGTCGCAGCAGAAGGACTGGGCGCAGCCTTTCACCCAGGCGACGGGCATCAACGTGCTGATGGACGGTCCGACCGACTACGGCAAGCTCAAGGCGATGGTCGACAGTGGCAATGTGAACTGGGACGTCGTCGACGTCGAAGGCGACTTCGCCTACGCCGCGCAAAAGGCCGGACTGATTGAGCCAATCGATTATTCGGTCGTCAAGAAGGATGAACTCGATCCGCGCTTTTCGACGCCGGCTGCTGTAGGCAGCTTCTATTACTCGTTCGTGCTCGGTTACAACAAGTCGAAGTACACGGGCGCGCAGCCGCAAAACTGGGCCGACCTGTTCGACACCAAGAAATTCCCCGGTAAGCGCACGTTCTACAAGTGGTCAGCGCCTGGCGTGCTCGAAATTGCGCTGCTGGCCGACGGCGTGCCGGCCGACAAGCTCTATCCGCTCGACCTCGACCGCGCCTTCAAGAAGCTCGACACGATCAAGAGCGACATCGTGTGGTGGAGCGGTGGCGCGCAATCACAGCAACTGCTGGCTTCGGGCGAAGCGCCGATCGGCATGTTCTGGAATGGGCGTCTGCATGCGCTCGAACAGACGGGCGTGCCGGTCGGCATTTCATGGAACCAGAACCTGACGGCCGCCGATATGCTCGTGATTCCGAAGGGCGCGAAGCACAAGGCCGAAGCGATGAAGTTCCTCGCTGCCGCAACGAGTGCTCAGGCGCAGGCAAAGTTCGCGCAGAACACCGGCTATGCGCCGGTCAACGTGAAGTCGGCCGCGCTGATGCCGCCCGCTGTCGCGAAGACGCTGCCCGACCAGTACAAGACCTCGCAGATCAATCTTGACATGAAGTACTGGGCGGACAACCGCGACGCGATCGCCAAGCGCTGGTACGCATGGCAGTCGAAATAA